GGAAGTAACTGCTCGTCCATTGCCTCTGCGTCGTCCATTTGGACTTGGGGTCACCGAATCAGTTGCTCAACAAGCAGAGCATGGATAAAGGGGGCATACAACTGCAATTCAGCATATACTACATCTTGTCTTGTTGAATTTGTTTTTACAACTAGGTGCACTTTTTTTGCTGACCTATCCAATGTTTATGCTCTTTTCAGGAACAAATGGGGCTGATTTCATGGCATCGTTTGCTTCTCTTCTCCAACCTAGTCTCGCTCTGTTGCGGTTTGAGTTCAGATGGCCATGCCCTTCTGGCTCTCTCCAGGAGGCTCATACTACCTGATACCATAAGCTCGAACTGGAGTTCTTCTGATACAACTCCCTGTGGATGGAAGGGAGTTCAGTGTGAGATGAACAATGTGGTTCACCTCAATCTATCATACTACAAAGTTTCTGGTTCAATTGGTCCCGAGGTAGGGCGTATGAAGTACCTGCGGCAACTCGATCTGTCAAGCAACAACATCTCCGGTCCGATCCCTCATGAATTAGGCAATTGTGTTCTGCTTGATCTGCTTGATCTGTCAGGTAACAGCCTTTCCGGTGGAATTCCGACATCCCTCATGAACCTAAAGAAGCTTTCACAGCTCGGTTTGTACAGCAACTCCCTCAGTGGAGAGATACCCGAGGGGCTGTTCAAGAACCGGTTTCTGGAGCGGGTGTATCTCCAAGACAATAAACTCAGTGGCTCTATCCCTTCATCAGTTGGTGAAATGAAGAGTCTGAAGTACTTTAGGTTGGATGGGAACATGTTGTCCGGAGCTCTGCCGGACTCAATTGGCAACTGCACCAAGTTGGAGAATCTATATCTATACGGTAATAAACTGAATGGGAGTCTTCCGAGATCATTGAGCAACATCAAAGGGCTCGTGCTCTTTGAAGCCAACAACAACAGTTTTACAGGTGACATCTCTTTCAGATTCAAGAGCTGCAAGCTTGAAGTGTTTGTGCTATCTTGGAATCAGATCAGTGGGGAAATCCCGGGGTGGCTGGGAAATTGTAGCAGCTTAATCAGACTTGCATTTCTCCACAACCGTCTCTCTGGCCAGATACCGACTTCACTCGGTTTATTGAAAAAACTATCAATCCTTATACTTACCCAGAATTCTTTGTCTGGGCTGATCCCTCCTGAGATTGGTAGCTGTCGGTCGCTGGTGTGGCTGGAGCTGGACGCAAACCAGCTCGAGGGCACCGTCCCGAAACAGCTGGCTAATCTGCGTAACTTGCAGCAGCTATTTCTGTTTGAGAATCGCCTCAGTGGGGAGTTCCCTCAGGATATTTGGGGCATCCAAGGCCTCGAATCCGTCCTTCTGTACAACAACAGCTTATCTGGGGGCCTACCTCCAATGTCGGCCGAGTTGAAGCACCTAAAGTTCGTCAAACTACAGGATAATTTGTTCACTGGAGTCATACCACCAGGATTTGGGATTAACAGCCCTTTAGTAGAGATTGACTTCACAAATAATAGGTTTGTTGGTGGAATCCCGCCGAACATTTGTTCGGGTAAAAGATTGACAGCTTGGAATTTGGGGCATAATTTTCTCAATGGTACCATACCGTTCACTGTTGCTAGCTGCCCAAGTTTAGAACGAGTTCGACTCCATAACAACAATCTCAGTGGGCAAGTTCCGCAATTCCGAGACTGTGCAAATCTGCGGTACATAGATTTGAGTCACAATTCCTTAAGTGGTCATATTCCTGCAAGCTTGGGCAGGTGTGCTAACATTACAGCGATAAACTGGTCTCAAAACAAGCTTGGTGGTCCAATACCACCTGAACTCGGACAATTAGTGAAGTTGGAAAGTCTTGACCTCTCCCACAACAGCCTAGAGGGGGCAATTCCTGCACAGATTTCCAGTTGCTCGAAGTTGCACTTGTTTGATTTGAGTTTCAACTCTTTGAATGGTTCTGCACTCACAACAGTATGCAAGCTGGAGTTTATGTTAAATCTGCGGCTACAGGGGAATAGATTAAGTGGAGGCATTCCAGATTGTATCTCGCAGTTACATGGGCTAGTCGAGCTACAACTTGGCGGCAATGTTCTTGGGGGTCATCTCCCTTCAGCATTAGGAACTTTGAAAAGATTGAGTACTGCACTAAACCTTAGCAGCAATGGGCTGGAGGGCAGCATTCCATCTCAATTACGCTTCTTGGTGGATCTTGCAAGCTTAGATTTGTCTGGTAATAATCTAAGTGGGGATCTTGCTCCGTTAGGAAGTCTACATGCATTGTATACCTTGAATCTTTCGAATAACAGATTCAGCGGGCCAGTGCCAGAGAATCTTGTACAATTTATTAATTCCACACCAAGTCCATTCAGTGGAAATTCAGATCTCTGTGTGTCTTGCCATGATGATGATTCTTCTTGCAAGGGAGCTAATGTTTTGGAACCTTGTAGTTCATTGAGGAGAAGAGGAGTACATGGCCGCGTCAAGATAGCTATGATATGTCTTGGTTCAGTTTTTGTTGGTGCGTTTCTGATACTCTGTATCTTTCTGAAATACAGAGGTTCCAAGACTAAACCTGAGGGAGAGTTAAATCCATTTTTTGGGGAGTCATCTTCTAAATTAAATGAGGTTTTGGAATCAACTGAAAACTTTGATGACAAGTACATCATCGGCACAGGTGGCCAAGGAACTGTATACAAGGCAACATTGAGGTCAGGAGAAGTATATGCCGTGAAGAAGCTTGTGGGTCATGCACACAAGATTTTGCATGGAAGCATGATAAGGGAGATGAATACGCTTGGTCAAATTAGGCATAGGAACTTAGTAAAACTAAAGGATGTTTTGTTCAGGCGTGAGTATGGGTTGATCCTCTATGAATTTATGGACAATGGTAGCCTTTATGATGTTCTGCATGGGACTGAGGCAGCTCCAGTTCTAGAGTGGAGGACACGGTATGACATAGCTCTTGGTACAGCACATGGTTTAGCTTATCTCCACAATGACTGCCACCCAGCCATTATTCACCGTGACATTAAACCGAAAAATATACTGTTGGATAAGGACATGGTGCCACATATTTCAGACTTTGGCATTGCAAAGCTTATCGACCTGTCTCCTGCTGCTTCAGAAACTACTGGAATCGTTGGCACTGTTGGGTATATGGCCCCAGGTATGAATGTTAAAAATATGGCGCATGCTTTTCTTGACTTGGTCAATTAATCATTTCATATTTTTATTCTATTCTTTTGAACATCCTGAATCTGATATCATGTTACGTGTTTGTTAAAGATAAGAACATCAGAACCTTGATCTGTTTCTACATAAATTTTATCCAGTTCCTTGTGAAAATTTAGATTATTCAAGGAAGAAAACAGTAATTTTGGTTGTTTCAATGCAGTCATGCATAATAGTTGGCTCATCGTTTGACAAATAGTAGAACATGAAGTACAAGCGAAAGGCTTGCTAAATCTGTAAATACACTGATAATGGGCATTTGTATTACATATGTAATACAGTAATAGGCCTGTAAATATGTGCACATTGAAAAACTAATGAACATATACAGCCACAACTTCTGCTCATACTTTTGAATTGGGAATTAAGTTGCATTGTATTACTTACATGTATCTAATGGGCCTTATGGTTTCTGGCAGAGATGGCATTTTCAACCAGGAGTACCATTGAGTTCGACGTGTACAGCTACGGAGTCGTATTACTTGAATTGATTACCAGAAAGATGGCCCTGGATCCCTCGTTCCCTCACGATGTGGACCTAGTCAGCTGGGT
This sequence is a window from Aegilops tauschii subsp. strangulata cultivar AL8/78 chromosome 7, Aet v6.0, whole genome shotgun sequence. Protein-coding genes within it:
- the LOC109769419 gene encoding uncharacterized protein; translation: MGLISWHRLLLFSNLVSLCCGLSSDGHALLALSRRLILPDTISSNWSSSDTTPCGWKGVQCEMNNVVHLNLSYYKVSGSIGPEVGRMKYLRQLDLSSNNISGPIPHELGNCVLLDLLDLSGNSLSGGIPTSLMNLKKLSQLGLYSNSLSGEIPEGLFKNRFLERVYLQDNKLSGSIPSSVGEMKSLKYFRLDGNMLSGALPDSIGNCTKLENLYLYGNKLNGSLPRSLSNIKGLVLFEANNNSFTGDISFRFKSCKLEVFVLSWNQISGEIPGWLGNCSSLIRLAFLHNRLSGQIPTSLGLLKKLSILILTQNSLSGLIPPEIGSCRSLVWLELDANQLEGTVPKQLANLRNLQQLFLFENRLSGEFPQDIWGIQGLESVLLYNNSLSGGLPPMSAELKHLKFVKLQDNLFTGVIPPGFGINSPLVEIDFTNNRFVGGIPPNICSGKRLTAWNLGHNFLNGTIPFTVASCPSLERVRLHNNNLSGQVPQFRDCANLRYIDLSHNSLSGHIPASLGRCANITAINWSQNKLGGPIPPELGQLVKLESLDLSHNSLEGAIPAQISSCSKLHLFDLSFNSLNGSALTTVCKLEFMLNLRLQGNRLSGGIPDCISQLHGLVELQLGGNVLGGHLPSALGTLKRLSTALNLSSNGLEGSIPSQLRFLVDLASLDLSGNNLSGDLAPLGSLHALYTLNLSNNRFSGPVPENLVQFINSTPSPFSGNSDLCVSCHDDDSSCKGANVLEPCSSLRRRGVHGRVKIAMICLGSVFVGAFLILCIFLKYRGSKTKPEGELNPFFGESSSKLNEVLESTENFDDKYIIGTGGQGTVYKATLRSGEVYAVKKLVGHAHKILHGSMIREMNTLGQIRHRNLVKLKDVLFRREYGLILYEFMDNGSLYDVLHGTEAAPVLEWRTRYDIALGTAHGLAYLHNDCHPAIIHRDIKPKNILLDKDMVPHISDFGIAKLIDLSPAASETTGIVGTVGYMAPEMAFSTRSTIEFDVYSYGVVLLELITRKMALDPSFPHDVDLVSWVSSTLNEGNVIESVCDPALMREVCGTAELEEVCSVLSIALRCTAEDARQRPSMMDVVKELTRARHDVVSLPKQAMSGSSSSCQNLAT